One region of Aestuariirhabdus haliotis genomic DNA includes:
- a CDS encoding ABC transporter permease: MMPKSEGSLGLYLLLTPLLLWLVLLIFIPHLDMLLISLQERVASRQYEVGFAHYMEFFSEPLYIKTFIRTAVMSIFATLITLLVAFPVAYYIAKMARGRNKQVLFLLCLIPFWVSELVRTYGWMILLRESGIVSNALLWIGITEAPLEMLYNDVAIMIGLVYGSMLFMVVPLVTTLDSLDNSLVEAGYDLGGSHWDVLKEVIIPHAVPGITSGCIVVFMLSLGNYLTPVLLGGKDSLWFTEQIYTQFITRFNWEQGSALGILLLLLSSFIVWGGLKLSGQSFRKVMS, from the coding sequence ATGATGCCTAAATCTGAAGGTTCTTTGGGTCTCTATTTGCTCTTGACGCCACTGCTGCTTTGGCTGGTGTTGCTGATCTTTATTCCTCATCTGGACATGCTCCTGATATCACTTCAAGAGCGGGTTGCATCTCGACAGTATGAGGTGGGATTTGCTCACTATATGGAGTTTTTCTCTGAGCCGCTCTATATTAAAACCTTTATTCGTACAGCCGTGATGAGCATTTTTGCCACCCTGATCACTTTGCTGGTCGCCTTTCCTGTCGCCTATTACATTGCCAAAATGGCGCGCGGCCGAAATAAGCAGGTTTTATTCCTTCTGTGCCTAATCCCTTTTTGGGTCAGTGAACTCGTCAGAACCTACGGCTGGATGATCTTGCTTCGCGAGTCTGGAATCGTCAGTAATGCTTTGCTCTGGATTGGCATTACCGAAGCACCGCTGGAGATGCTGTATAACGACGTGGCCATCATGATCGGATTGGTTTACGGGTCAATGCTGTTTATGGTTGTCCCTCTGGTAACAACGCTAGATAGCCTGGACAACAGCCTGGTTGAAGCCGGCTATGATTTGGGAGGTAGCCATTGGGATGTACTCAAAGAAGTCATCATTCCACATGCAGTGCCCGGCATAACCAGTGGCTGCATTGTGGTGTTTATGCTGTCACTTGGTAATTATCTCACTCCAGTTTTGCTTGGTGGGAAAGACAGTCTTTGGTTTACCGAACAGATCTACACCCAGTTTATTACCCGCTTTAACTGGGAGCAGGGTTCAGCTCTGGGGATTTTGTTACTGCTGCTCTCCTCTTTTATTGTTTGGGGCGGTTTGAAACTGAGTGGTCAGTCATTCCGTAAGGTGATGAGTTAA
- a CDS encoding ABC transporter ATP-binding protein, whose translation MSEQNLFDLECRSLNKSFGHFNAIKDLSFQIEKGSFFSILGPSGCGKTTLLRMLAGFETPDNGEILIKGRSVTKVPPNHRPVNMVFQHLALFPNMSVAENIGYGLKRRKIPAATIQEKVTQVLERIDLPTSADKAISQLSGGQKQRVAIARCLVLEPDLLLLDEPLGALDLKLREQMKLELKRMQAEFGTTFVYITHDQSEALVMSDRVAVMNAGQFEQIATPEELYHQPETPFVASFVGDSNQIEGTINSQSSQTLIVDTPIGQFTGHAPSRCENESFKENDQVMLFVRPEAMKITDQASTFDNHLDVTVDSVIFDGARSQVLVRHPQLPQPFSVAYVHGGGTPTLQVGQKLTIGWMKQALLVFSKSGNHDA comes from the coding sequence TTGAGCGAGCAAAATCTATTCGATCTGGAATGCCGTTCTCTTAACAAGAGTTTCGGTCATTTTAACGCTATCAAAGACCTTTCTTTTCAAATTGAGAAAGGCTCTTTTTTTTCAATTCTGGGCCCTTCCGGGTGCGGCAAAACCACTTTATTAAGAATGCTCGCGGGATTTGAAACTCCTGATAATGGAGAGATTCTCATCAAAGGGCGTTCGGTTACCAAGGTACCCCCTAATCATCGCCCCGTGAATATGGTGTTTCAGCATCTTGCTTTGTTTCCAAATATGAGCGTCGCTGAAAACATTGGTTATGGACTGAAGCGCCGTAAAATTCCGGCAGCCACCATTCAAGAAAAGGTCACCCAGGTTCTGGAACGTATTGACCTACCCACCTCAGCTGACAAAGCAATTTCACAATTGTCTGGCGGACAAAAACAACGGGTCGCCATTGCTCGCTGCCTTGTGCTTGAGCCTGATTTATTATTGCTGGATGAGCCTCTCGGCGCATTGGATCTCAAGCTCAGGGAGCAGATGAAGCTGGAACTTAAACGGATGCAGGCAGAGTTTGGCACCACTTTTGTTTACATTACTCATGACCAATCAGAAGCTTTGGTGATGTCCGATCGCGTTGCCGTGATGAATGCGGGGCAGTTCGAACAGATAGCAACACCGGAAGAACTCTACCACCAACCCGAAACCCCTTTCGTGGCATCATTCGTTGGTGACAGCAATCAAATTGAGGGAACCATCAATTCGCAATCTTCACAGACGTTGATTGTCGATACCCCAATTGGACAATTTACTGGTCATGCCCCTAGTCGCTGCGAAAATGAAAGCTTTAAGGAAAATGATCAGGTCATGCTTTTTGTTCGACCTGAGGCGATGAAAATCACCGACCAGGCAAGTACCTTCGATAATCATCTGGATGTCACCGTAGACAGTGTGATTTTTGACGGTGCGCGCAGCCAGGTTTTGGTAAGGCACCCGCAGTTGCCGCAACCCTTTAGTGTTGCTTACGTCCATGGTGGTGGCACCCCCACTTTGCAGGTAGGGCAAAAACTTACCATTGGCTGGATGAAACAGGCTTTGCTGGTTTTTTCAAAATCAGGTAATCATGATGCCTAA
- a CDS encoding extracellular solute-binding protein, with product MKKLSKKGLAGTLASALLVASPLVSAETLRLLTWGGYAPQTVIEAFTKETGIEVQVTKSNNEDMISKLRATRGAGFDLAQPSQDRIKSAQADFDIYKPIDLSRVDAAQIIPSMLADTQKNTMFEGKVYGVPHVWGTSGLVVNSKMAANTADYTDLCDNALAGKVSYRLKRPTLIGFAYAMGEDPFAAYGDKAKYQSILDKVEKKLIDCKSNVKAYWSGGDALMNLLRSNEVVAAMAWDAGGWKLNNEMSDVTFVAPKSGALGWIDTFAIPRKSKAEDAAYKWINFVMRPEIAAQITAAAGNFTAAKDGDKFVDAKLKSQYQGSFSQADIDNIKWYPPVPAGLEEMEGKTLDRIKAAP from the coding sequence ATGAAAAAGCTGAGTAAAAAAGGACTTGCCGGTACACTGGCCTCTGCACTTCTCGTCGCATCTCCGCTGGTATCTGCAGAAACATTACGCTTGTTAACCTGGGGTGGTTACGCCCCTCAAACGGTCATCGAAGCCTTTACCAAAGAAACCGGTATTGAGGTTCAGGTTACCAAATCCAACAACGAAGATATGATTTCCAAGCTACGCGCAACAAGAGGCGCGGGCTTCGACCTCGCACAGCCTAGCCAGGATCGCATCAAGAGTGCCCAGGCTGATTTTGATATCTACAAGCCCATTGACTTGAGTCGTGTTGATGCTGCACAGATCATTCCTTCAATGTTGGCGGATACCCAAAAGAACACCATGTTTGAGGGGAAGGTTTATGGTGTTCCTCATGTTTGGGGTACCAGTGGCTTGGTGGTAAATAGCAAAATGGCCGCCAACACTGCCGATTACACCGATCTGTGTGATAACGCATTGGCTGGAAAGGTCTCTTATCGGTTGAAGCGCCCTACCCTGATCGGATTTGCTTATGCAATGGGTGAGGATCCTTTTGCCGCCTATGGCGACAAAGCAAAATATCAAAGCATTCTCGATAAAGTAGAGAAGAAACTGATTGATTGTAAATCCAACGTGAAGGCTTACTGGAGTGGTGGCGATGCACTGATGAATCTACTTCGCTCTAACGAAGTAGTAGCAGCCATGGCCTGGGACGCTGGCGGCTGGAAACTGAATAACGAAATGTCCGATGTGACCTTTGTTGCGCCCAAGTCTGGTGCTCTCGGCTGGATCGACACGTTTGCGATTCCTCGCAAGAGCAAGGCTGAGGATGCGGCTTACAAGTGGATTAACTTTGTCATGCGCCCTGAGATCGCCGCACAAATAACAGCTGCGGCTGGCAACTTCACCGCAGCAAAAGACGGTGATAAATTTGTTGATGCCAAGTTGAAGTCTCAGTACCAGGGAAGCTTTTCCCAAGCGGATATCGATAACATAAAATGGTATCCACCTGTGCCAGCCGGCCTCGAAGAAATGGAAGGCAAAACGCTGGACCGTATTAAAGCTGCCCCCTAA
- a CDS encoding glycerophosphodiester phosphodiesterase family protein, whose translation MDRVIGHRGCAGLAPENTEAGIRLAAKLGVSAVEVDVTMTDEGYLPIFHDSSLARCTNGRGDIGSANWDYLSSLDNGSWFDRRFTDSRILQLHELLALITELDLTLNLELKVHKKEARELAMAAGSVVSQWANGQDQFTISSFSHEALEQYHLVYPEHRLGYLFEKLPDNWQGLVSSVSASTLHLCASTASEAEINTIKDAGYPVYLYTVNQRKQFDRWLQMGVDGIFTDYPDRML comes from the coding sequence TTGGACAGAGTTATAGGGCATAGAGGCTGCGCCGGTCTGGCACCAGAGAATACCGAAGCTGGAATACGTCTGGCAGCCAAACTTGGAGTTTCTGCGGTCGAAGTCGATGTCACTATGACGGATGAAGGGTATTTACCCATCTTCCACGATTCAAGCCTTGCAAGATGCACTAATGGGCGCGGCGATATCGGCTCAGCCAACTGGGATTACTTGTCGTCGCTGGATAATGGTAGCTGGTTTGATCGCCGTTTTACCGACAGTAGAATATTGCAATTGCACGAGCTGCTAGCATTGATCACCGAGCTGGATCTCACCCTGAACCTTGAGCTTAAGGTGCACAAAAAGGAGGCCAGGGAGCTAGCAATGGCTGCCGGAAGTGTTGTCTCCCAGTGGGCGAATGGTCAGGATCAATTCACAATCTCCAGCTTTTCTCATGAGGCACTAGAGCAATACCACCTTGTTTATCCAGAGCATAGACTGGGTTATTTGTTCGAGAAACTCCCGGATAACTGGCAAGGGCTGGTGTCGTCTGTTTCAGCCTCCACCTTGCATCTGTGCGCTTCTACAGCCTCAGAAGCGGAAATTAATACAATAAAGGATGCCGGCTATCCTGTTTATTTGTATACCGTTAATCAACGTAAGCAGTTCGACAGATGGCTGCAGATGGGGGTTGATGGGATATTTACCGATTATCCAGATCGTATGTTGTAG
- the rne gene encoding ribonuclease E, with translation MKRMLINATQQEELRVALVDGQRLYDLDIESSAREQKKANIYKGKITRVEPSLEAAFVDFGAERHGFLPLKEISRDYFQPAAANAKGRPNIKDAVKEGQEIIVQVDKEERGNKGAALTSMVSLAGRYLVLMPNNPRAGGISRRIEGDERTELREALSKLDIPEEMGVIVRTAGLGRSAEELQWDLDYLLHLWTAIKTEAESKKAPFLIYQESDVVIRAVRDYLRQDIGEVLIDKPAAYQRAMDFISQVMPQYQSKIKLYEDSIPLFNKFQIERQIETAFQREVKLPSGGSIVIDPTEALVSIDINSARATRGSDIEETALNTNVEAADEIARQLRLRDIGGLVVIDFIDMGPVRNQKEVENRMRDALQMDRARVQVGRISRFGLMEMSRQRLRPSLGETSGVVCPRCNGQGTIRDIESLALSVMRIIEEEALKERTSEVRGQVPVSVATFLLNEKRRMIEKLEARNRVRVVIIPNANLETPHFEIQRLRDDHEAVAAGESSYEISTEVEAVAEPVAPTRAPQQRAEAAVKNVAPPQPAPVPTPAPNKPGLFKSLVTSLTGIFTSEEEEVKPAPTTRSRNQKPKSGNENRSRGGRRSNRNDNRGEGRSDNRGDRNARRDRNERSSPSERGRKDNERQPRQERNKDDSRQPSPKGNRGGNRQNRSEDNRGRNRRREQQEQDLPESNTLDEAKNPQSEADEGKRQRRPRSAQGRRSNRVSQRDVQQAEAANELNADQQPVAAEKPNTTAKAEATPAVSEAVETVNEITETAAAKPSRRRSSRRGRRNENRDAATSKVEQSPSAITGSSESVEAKAATSTAAQQTENVQPTPAPKAESKPVKTAEAEAKVSKPEPTEEVKTEKADSKASETVVKSPETEKGSAKASVAESSPADKAPKAEDKAAAAVDTAQSISDVGATENGGAKKTTRREARRKAASKKPKQAVVEPKATETAQDATKVAPEAGTAQSSAAIIQPLAKPAPRRARRTNSRAANDPRAKASPAKVPSPVEKPADSEPEDNS, from the coding sequence ATGAAAAGAATGTTAATTAACGCAACCCAGCAAGAGGAGTTGCGTGTAGCGTTGGTCGATGGTCAACGTTTATATGATCTGGATATTGAATCCAGTGCCCGTGAACAGAAAAAAGCCAACATTTATAAAGGCAAGATCACCCGTGTCGAGCCCAGCCTTGAGGCGGCTTTTGTCGACTTTGGTGCTGAGCGTCACGGTTTCCTCCCCCTGAAAGAGATTTCTCGCGATTACTTCCAGCCTGCTGCGGCCAATGCCAAGGGTCGTCCCAATATCAAGGATGCGGTGAAAGAAGGTCAGGAAATCATTGTTCAGGTGGACAAGGAAGAGCGTGGTAATAAAGGTGCCGCCCTGACCAGTATGGTGAGCTTGGCTGGCCGCTATCTGGTGCTCATGCCGAACAACCCCCGAGCCGGCGGCATCTCGCGTCGAATCGAAGGTGACGAGCGAACCGAGCTGCGCGAAGCTCTGAGCAAACTCGATATTCCCGAAGAGATGGGTGTTATTGTCCGTACCGCTGGCCTGGGCCGAAGTGCCGAAGAACTGCAGTGGGATCTGGACTACCTCCTCCACCTCTGGACTGCGATCAAAACCGAAGCCGAAAGCAAAAAAGCGCCCTTTTTGATTTATCAGGAAAGTGATGTCGTCATTCGTGCTGTGCGTGATTACTTGCGCCAAGATATCGGCGAGGTATTGATTGATAAGCCGGCAGCATACCAGCGTGCCATGGACTTCATCTCTCAGGTTATGCCGCAGTACCAAAGCAAGATCAAGCTCTATGAAGACAGTATTCCACTGTTCAACAAGTTTCAGATTGAACGCCAGATAGAAACCGCATTCCAGCGTGAAGTGAAGCTACCTTCTGGCGGTTCAATCGTAATTGATCCCACCGAAGCCCTGGTCTCTATCGATATCAACTCGGCTCGTGCTACGCGTGGTAGTGACATTGAGGAAACTGCTCTCAATACAAACGTCGAAGCGGCTGATGAGATTGCTCGCCAGCTTCGCTTGCGCGACATTGGCGGCCTGGTGGTTATCGACTTTATCGATATGGGCCCGGTTCGCAACCAGAAAGAAGTTGAAAACCGGATGCGAGATGCTCTGCAAATGGACCGAGCTCGGGTTCAGGTAGGTCGCATTTCACGCTTTGGCTTGATGGAAATGTCGCGCCAACGTCTGCGCCCTTCTCTGGGTGAAACCAGCGGCGTTGTTTGCCCGCGCTGTAATGGCCAGGGCACTATTCGGGATATAGAATCCCTCGCCCTTTCCGTCATGCGAATCATTGAAGAGGAAGCCCTTAAAGAGCGCACTTCCGAAGTCCGTGGCCAGGTGCCTGTATCTGTCGCAACCTTCTTGCTCAATGAAAAACGTCGCATGATCGAAAAGCTCGAAGCACGCAATCGAGTTCGTGTTGTGATTATCCCTAACGCCAACCTGGAAACGCCTCACTTTGAGATCCAGCGTTTACGTGATGATCACGAAGCGGTGGCGGCTGGCGAATCCAGCTACGAAATCAGCACAGAGGTTGAAGCTGTTGCTGAACCTGTAGCGCCAACCCGAGCTCCTCAGCAGCGTGCAGAGGCGGCGGTTAAAAACGTTGCTCCGCCACAGCCTGCTCCGGTACCGACACCGGCACCGAACAAGCCAGGCTTGTTCAAATCGTTAGTGACCTCTCTTACCGGGATCTTTACCAGCGAAGAGGAAGAAGTAAAGCCTGCACCGACTACTCGCTCCCGTAACCAGAAGCCAAAAAGTGGCAATGAGAATCGAAGCCGTGGTGGTCGACGCAGCAACCGCAACGATAACCGTGGTGAGGGTCGTTCTGACAACCGCGGGGATAGAAATGCTCGACGTGACCGAAATGAACGTTCTTCACCTTCTGAACGTGGACGCAAGGATAATGAGCGTCAACCACGACAGGAGCGCAACAAAGACGATTCACGTCAACCGTCCCCTAAGGGCAATCGCGGTGGTAACCGTCAGAACCGCTCAGAGGATAATCGTGGACGTAATCGCCGTCGCGAACAGCAAGAGCAGGATTTGCCAGAATCCAACACGCTGGACGAAGCGAAGAATCCTCAATCCGAAGCCGATGAAGGAAAGCGTCAGCGCCGCCCTCGTTCAGCTCAGGGACGCCGCAGCAATCGGGTGTCACAACGCGACGTACAACAAGCTGAAGCCGCAAACGAACTGAATGCCGACCAGCAGCCTGTTGCTGCTGAGAAGCCAAATACAACAGCAAAAGCCGAGGCTACTCCTGCTGTATCAGAAGCTGTCGAGACGGTAAACGAAATCACTGAGACAGCAGCCGCCAAGCCATCGCGTCGTCGTAGCTCCAGACGTGGGCGCCGCAATGAAAATCGTGATGCGGCCACTTCAAAGGTAGAGCAAAGCCCTTCAGCTATCACAGGCTCTTCAGAGTCTGTCGAAGCTAAGGCCGCCACTAGCACTGCAGCTCAGCAAACTGAAAATGTTCAGCCGACTCCGGCTCCCAAAGCCGAGAGTAAGCCTGTTAAGACGGCTGAGGCGGAAGCCAAAGTGTCCAAGCCTGAACCAACTGAAGAGGTTAAAACGGAAAAAGCCGACTCTAAGGCTAGTGAAACGGTCGTTAAATCACCGGAAACTGAAAAAGGGTCTGCCAAGGCTTCAGTGGCCGAGTCTTCACCTGCGGATAAAGCTCCAAAAGCAGAGGACAAAGCGGCAGCGGCTGTTGATACGGCACAGTCGATTTCTGATGTAGGTGCAACTGAAAATGGTGGCGCCAAGAAGACGACCCGCCGCGAAGCTCGCAGAAAGGCCGCCAGTAAAAAGCCCAAGCAAGCGGTTGTTGAGCCTAAAGCCACTGAGACAGCACAAGATGCAACTAAGGTTGCTCCTGAAGCTGGGACTGCTCAGAGCTCAGCTGCCATCATTCAACCGTTGGCTAAACCTGCCCCTCGCCGGGCCAGACGTACTAACAGTCGTGCTGCCAATGACCCAAGGGCAAAGGCCAGCCCTGCAAAGGTTCCCAGCCCAGTTGAAAAGCCTGCTGACAGCGAGCCTGAGGACAATAGCTAA
- the rluC gene encoding 23S rRNA pseudouridine(955/2504/2580) synthase RluC has translation MTKSPSQTASETVVSPRVQQHIIDDERAGQRLDNYLISQLKGVPKTLVYRIIRKGEVRINKGRTKPDYRLKEGDTVRIPPVRVANKATPKAGKRLTESIEASILYEDERIIVINKPSGLAVHGGSGINLGLIEALRDARPDQKYLELVHRLDRDTSGCLMIAKKRSALRDLHEQIRNDRVNKVYWALVEGRWANRKQQVNAPLKKNTLQSGERVVRVDPEGKPSLTRFRVLEPLKGSTLIEATPVTGRTHQIRVHALHAGHSIIGDDKYTPREVNMAFREQGIKRLFLHAAALEINLPGSGKRQRFNAPLPEELEQGLKALRNE, from the coding sequence ATGACTAAATCTCCCTCACAGACTGCGTCCGAGACAGTTGTCTCGCCTCGAGTCCAACAACATATCATCGACGATGAGCGTGCCGGCCAGCGACTGGACAACTACCTGATATCCCAGCTTAAAGGTGTGCCTAAAACGCTGGTTTATCGCATCATTCGAAAAGGAGAGGTGCGCATCAACAAGGGGCGCACCAAACCCGATTACCGACTCAAAGAGGGGGATACAGTACGCATCCCTCCTGTTCGGGTTGCGAATAAAGCCACCCCAAAAGCCGGCAAACGCCTGACAGAGAGCATCGAAGCCAGCATCCTTTATGAGGATGAGCGCATTATTGTGATCAACAAACCATCGGGTTTGGCGGTACATGGCGGTAGCGGTATCAACCTTGGGCTTATTGAGGCATTAAGAGATGCCCGGCCTGATCAGAAATACCTCGAACTGGTTCACCGGCTCGACCGCGACACCTCAGGATGTTTGATGATAGCTAAAAAGCGCAGCGCATTACGTGATTTGCACGAACAAATTCGTAACGACAGAGTCAATAAGGTTTACTGGGCATTGGTTGAAGGGCGGTGGGCTAATCGCAAACAGCAGGTAAATGCGCCCCTGAAGAAGAACACTCTACAGTCAGGAGAAAGGGTGGTTCGTGTAGACCCTGAAGGCAAACCCTCTTTAACACGCTTTCGTGTACTTGAACCACTAAAAGGCAGCACCTTGATTGAAGCGACTCCCGTTACGGGTCGAACGCACCAAATTCGTGTCCATGCCTTGCATGCAGGACATTCAATTATTGGGGATGACAAATACACTCCCCGAGAGGTCAACATGGCTTTTAGGGAGCAGGGTATCAAGCGGCTTTTTTTGCATGCAGCGGCGCTGGAAATAAATCTTCCCGGTAGCGGCAAGCGACAACGTTTTAATGCGCCGTTACCCGAAGAGCTCGAGCAGGGCTTAAAGGCTTTACGAAATGAATAA
- a CDS encoding HAD-IA family hydrolase — protein sequence MNKRYELVIFDWDGTLVDSAERISHCLSLAASDVGLAVLEHDQYKDIIGLGLPEAFRKLYPEVECTDTLERMRDRYSHHFLGQEHAPSDFYERVEVGLEQIWRSTLKSAVATGKSRRGLDRVLNVYGWQNMFDITRCADETRSKPHPQMLEEILEETGIAPENAVMVGDTEYDMEMAHRAGVDRIAMGYGAHDISRLSPFSPVLEAHHFDEVVTFLSPQ from the coding sequence ATGAATAAACGTTATGAATTAGTAATTTTTGATTGGGACGGCACTCTGGTTGATTCTGCAGAACGTATCAGCCATTGCCTATCCCTTGCTGCTTCAGATGTCGGCCTGGCAGTGCTCGAACATGACCAATATAAAGATATTATTGGGCTTGGCCTGCCGGAGGCTTTTCGCAAGCTTTATCCGGAAGTTGAATGTACCGACACCCTGGAGCGCATGCGCGATCGTTATTCTCATCATTTTTTAGGACAAGAACATGCGCCTTCCGATTTTTATGAGCGCGTTGAGGTTGGGCTTGAACAGATTTGGCGATCGACATTAAAAAGCGCGGTGGCTACCGGTAAAAGTCGCCGAGGATTGGACCGGGTATTAAATGTATATGGCTGGCAGAACATGTTCGACATCACCCGCTGCGCCGACGAAACACGCTCAAAGCCGCACCCGCAAATGCTGGAAGAGATACTCGAAGAAACAGGTATAGCGCCAGAAAATGCAGTAATGGTTGGGGATACCGAATACGATATGGAGATGGCCCATAGAGCGGGCGTCGATCGCATTGCGATGGGCTATGGCGCCCACGACATAAGCCGGCTTTCTCCGTTCAGCCCGGTACTGGAAGCCCACCACTTTGATGAGGTTGTGACCTTTTTAAGTCCACAATAA
- a CDS encoding S49 family peptidase, producing the protein MSQDNWKEEAGATPQAATDETAGMQKAQQTVLDNLVNSVVKEQRASRRWGIFFKLLTFGYLFFLAYLFLASDKLQLGDGASSLSHTALIDVQGVIANKENASADNIVSALRNAFEDNGTKGIILRINSPGGSPVQSGYVYDEINRLRGLYPSIPVYAVISDIGASGAYYIAAAANEIYADKASLVGSIGVVSAGFGFVELLEKLGVDRRIYTSGENKGFLDPFQPQKESEVEFWQTVLDTTHQQFINSVKQGRGDRLKQDPALFSGLVWSGEQALEAGLIDGLGSSSYVAREIIGEDNIVNYTLEESPLERFAKRIGAGAVEALSTQMGFKGAPLQ; encoded by the coding sequence ATGAGTCAAGACAACTGGAAAGAAGAGGCGGGAGCAACGCCTCAGGCAGCTACCGATGAAACTGCCGGCATGCAAAAGGCGCAACAAACTGTACTGGACAACCTGGTTAATTCGGTCGTCAAAGAGCAGCGTGCCAGTCGCCGCTGGGGCATCTTCTTTAAACTGTTGACCTTTGGCTATCTGTTTTTTTTGGCCTACTTATTTCTCGCCTCCGATAAGCTTCAGCTCGGAGACGGCGCTTCATCATTGAGCCACACAGCACTTATTGATGTGCAAGGAGTTATTGCCAATAAAGAAAATGCCAGCGCCGACAATATCGTTTCCGCGCTGCGCAACGCCTTCGAAGATAATGGCACCAAAGGTATCATTCTACGCATCAACAGCCCTGGTGGAAGCCCGGTTCAGTCGGGCTATGTCTATGATGAAATCAATCGCTTGCGCGGACTCTATCCATCTATTCCTGTATACGCTGTGATCAGCGATATTGGCGCCTCCGGCGCTTACTATATTGCAGCGGCTGCCAATGAGATTTATGCCGACAAAGCCAGTCTGGTCGGTTCCATTGGCGTGGTTTCAGCCGGCTTTGGCTTTGTCGAATTATTGGAAAAGCTCGGGGTCGATCGGCGCATTTATACATCGGGCGAGAACAAAGGCTTCCTCGACCCTTTTCAACCACAGAAAGAAAGTGAAGTTGAGTTCTGGCAGACTGTTCTCGACACCACCCACCAACAATTTATTAATAGCGTAAAGCAGGGCAGGGGAGATCGCCTGAAGCAGGATCCTGCTTTATTCTCAGGCTTGGTCTGGTCTGGTGAGCAAGCGCTTGAGGCTGGCCTCATCGACGGGCTTGGCAGCAGTAGCTATGTTGCTCGTGAAATTATTGGCGAGGACAATATTGTCAATTACACCCTCGAGGAATCCCCCCTCGAACGATTTGCGAAGCGAATCGGAGCTGGGGCGGTTGAAGCTCTGTCAACGCAGATGGGATTCAAGGGCGCACCCCTGCAATAA
- a CDS encoding Maf family protein, translating into MGLPQFKTLLLLMTLSPPPIILASSSRYRRQLLDQLGLKYDWAAPDIDESPLPTETPDALAIRLAKEKAVALQEQFPRHLLIASDQVAVNSGRMMGKSGSRERAIEQLTSCSGNSVEFLTSLCVLNTLSGREHISLSRYRVQFRALTANQIENYIDRDQPFDCAGSFKVEGLGAALFLSHEGEDPSSLIGLPLISLCTALLDEGIDPLVR; encoded by the coding sequence ATGGGATTACCACAATTTAAGACCCTATTACTCCTTATGACCTTATCCCCGCCTCCTATAATCCTTGCTTCCAGCTCTCGTTACCGGCGCCAGTTATTAGACCAATTGGGTTTAAAGTATGACTGGGCGGCTCCCGATATCGATGAATCCCCATTGCCTACAGAAACACCCGATGCACTCGCCATTCGGCTTGCCAAAGAAAAGGCTGTTGCTCTGCAAGAGCAATTTCCAAGGCATTTGCTGATTGCCTCCGATCAGGTGGCGGTCAATTCTGGTCGCATGATGGGCAAGTCTGGCAGTCGTGAGCGGGCTATAGAGCAGTTAACGAGTTGCAGTGGCAACTCCGTAGAGTTTCTCACCAGCCTCTGCGTGCTGAATACCCTTAGCGGGCGTGAACACATAAGCCTGAGTCGATACAGGGTTCAATTCAGAGCCCTAACGGCCAATCAAATTGAAAATTACATCGATAGAGATCAGCCTTTCGACTGCGCGGGAAGTTTTAAAGTGGAAGGTTTGGGGGCGGCCCTGTTTCTTTCCCATGAAGGTGAAGACCCTTCAAGTCTGATTGGACTCCCCCTTATCTCTCTATGCACTGCATTGCTTGATGAGGGAATCGACCCGCTAGTGCGGTGA
- a CDS encoding YceD family protein: MLTETLPKKIDPRKLARKGAKLAGTIELGDLKRLQDYVAESQGAITALLEFFRDEQGFFVIDAKMSAPVAMICQRCLEAVNLNVEGECQLAVVWTEDDAKSLPKHYEPVVVGEEELETASLIEEELILALPLVPYHREDECKSSKGYSTGEFAEEAEDNGKPNPFSVLANLKSDN, translated from the coding sequence ATGTTGACCGAGACCCTACCCAAGAAGATAGATCCGCGCAAACTGGCCCGCAAAGGCGCCAAGCTTGCGGGCACTATTGAGCTGGGCGATCTTAAGCGACTGCAGGATTATGTTGCAGAAAGCCAGGGCGCCATAACGGCATTGCTGGAGTTTTTTCGTGATGAGCAGGGTTTCTTTGTCATAGACGCAAAGATGAGCGCACCGGTTGCTATGATCTGCCAACGTTGTCTCGAAGCGGTCAATCTAAACGTCGAGGGTGAGTGTCAATTAGCGGTTGTCTGGACTGAGGATGACGCAAAATCACTGCCCAAGCATTACGAGCCCGTTGTGGTAGGAGAAGAGGAGCTGGAAACGGCATCCCTGATAGAGGAAGAGCTGATACTGGCACTGCCTCTTGTCCCCTACCACCGGGAGGATGAATGCAAGTCGAGTAAAGGGTATTCCACCGGAGAATTTGCTGAAGAAGCAGAGGATAACGGTAAACCAAATCCCTTTAGCGTACTTGCCAACCTTAAATCTGACAATTGA